The genomic region AGTAAATTCCGGGAGTAGTACTTTCATCTTCTTCCATATTGGCAGTAAGCGACTCATCGATAAGTCCTGATTCCGTTAACCGGCGATTCGAAATAGCCAGATCTTCCATGCCATTCACACTTCGGCTCAGGAAGATATCCTGCACATAAATACGATCGCTGAATTCACCGAAACGGATTTCCTCAGTATGCGGCTGAAATCCCGGCGCCTCAATTTTAAATGCATAAGTACCGGGCCCCGGTAATTCTACTGCATAAGCTCCACTAATGGAATCTGTCATCAAATCAGAAACGATATTTTGTTCACCATCACGTGAAATCACTAAATGAATTGATTTTAGATTCGGCTGACCTACACAATTGAATTTGCCATTTATGGCAATAGGCAGTTCTTCTGTATTGGAGTAGGGGACTTTATAAACTGTAAAAGTTCCCGGTGCTGTCTCGCGCTGACTGGTAAAATATGCGGTTTGTTCCGGTGTTGATGCAACAAAACAAAAATCATCATCCGGTGAATTGTACGGACTTCCCATATTTTCGGGATTTGTCCAGGTTTTACTTACCGTATTGTAATAACATTTGAAGATATCAAAACCACCGGTGGATGAATGTCCGCGTGAACTGAAATAAAGAATGCGACCATCGCTGTTGCAGGTGGGGAAAAGTTCATCTTGCGGACCGTTGATCATTCTGTCTAACCGAATAGGGGCGGACCAATTTCCATCAAGGTCTTTTTCCACCCGGAAAATATCTCTGCTGCTGGTCTCGGGACTAATGGAGCTGTAATACATCACTCTTCCATTAGAACTTAAGAAAATAGTAGGACGCTCTTCACCCTGACTCTTGGTATTTTGCGCAATCTCATCCGGCATACTGAGTAACTTTCCATTAGGACTGTTAAATGCATATTTATTATAAAAATCATACGCCGCACTTTCATTTCTTTCCTGAATTTTAGAAAGTTTGGTCGTATCTAAAAACTGCTTGGCATTATTGCACATTTCCATTAATTGTGGTGTACCCCATTTCCCTGCATTCTTTGCACCAATGATAGAGTTGAATTCAGTGAATGCTCTCATCGCATCATCAAAGCGATAGGTGAAATGTAACGCTCGTCCTATATAGTAATAGATTTCTTCAGGAGTTTTGGGATTCTGAATAGCCATTTCCAAATAAGGAAGTGCTTGATTTTTGTCCTTTCCAATTATCGTCAGACAAATACCATAATAATAATTGTACTTGAAATTCTTGGGATTCGAACTCACCAATTGAGCATACAAGGGTGCTGCCTTTTCATATTGTTTTGCAAGAAAGTATTTCTCAGCAGTCTTTGACCGTTGATGTTCTGATACTCCGCCCGCATTTATCGTCCCTATTGTAGCAAATACTGCAAATACTAATAGCACAACGGTAACTAGCCTTTTTTTCATTGTCCGATTTGGTTTTAACGCCCCTTATATACGGGAAGTGATAAATTGCGGTTACAATTTGAAAGACATTCTTGTTCAAAACCGGGACAAAAAGGGTGGTTTTCTAACATAAATATTGCGCTGCATTCGTTTTTAAGAAGAGCAGACACGTTTGACTAGCAAGGATTTAGTGCAGATGAAAAGTTAAAAAACAACAAAAAGCTGATCAGCCCATTTTTCTTCGTGGGAGAAAATCAATTTTACTTTCTTCCCGGCGAATTAACCGTTCAATATTCTTCTGATGGGTTATTAAAACCAACACACAAACAAACATGGAGAAAATATTCAGGCCCGGCATTGTTTCATGGTAGATGAACATGATAGAGATAGGAAAAGTCAATGCTGCCATCATGGAGCTTAAAGAAACATATTGACTTAACATCAGGGTCACGATAAAAACTCCGGCACAAATTAAAGCCGCTCCAATGTGTACGGCACATAAAATCCCCAGTAATGTGGCTACTCCCTTTCCACCTCTGAAACCGGCGAATAAGGGGAAAATATGACCAATTAAAGAAGCCATACCTAAACTCAATTCCAGATTAATAAACTGTTGTGTTCCGGGATAATACATTCCGGTTAAGAAGGCGAGTTTAACGGCAAAGAACCCTTTTAATATATCCAGAATGAGAACCGGCAATCCCGCTCTTTTACCCAAAACCCTAAATGTATTGGTTGCTCCTGCATTCCCGCTTCCGTATTCTCTGACATCTATTCCATAAAACATTCTTCCAATCCAAACGGCTGAGGGAATAGACCCCATCATGTAGGCAATAATCAATAAACTCAGATTGCTGAAACTAATCATTGCTGCCAAAGATATTACATTAATGTTAAGTCAGGAATAATTCTTTGTCTCAGACTGTATTTATTATCTCATAAAATACTGATATACAATACATAGATAACAAGATGGGGCGAGGGTTTTCTATGCACATCAGTGCAGCCATACTCCTCCATAAAATCTTATTAAACGCAAGAGGATCAACAGTTTACTTCAACTACTGGTCCTGCTCACAGCAAATCTTCTTTTCTTGCTATTGCCCCAGGAATTTCTTTACAAACTCTGCTTTTTTGCGATCAGTACTCAGCATGAACTCATAGGGAGGGGTATCTCCTTTCGATTCAGCAACTCGTTTCTCGGGTTTCATACCGTTAATAGCATCATTGAATTTATTATCGGAGGAGATGACCTGCATGATACCACGGGAGTAGTTAAAGTACCACCAGGTAGCGTTATCTGATTCGAGGTAGAGATTAAATACTTCGCTGCCTCTTTTCCTTTGTATTTCGAAATACCCTTTCAATTGCCGGCTGATGGTTTCCTTGCCAATGAATCCTACGCCAATGGGTCCTCTTGATTTAAAAGATTGCACCTCCTTATCCCAATATAATTTTAAGTCGGTGAGGAATAAGGTTTGCTGTAGTTCCTGCGGCAGACGTTTAGGAGCTCCATATAAACTGAATTCCGAAATCATCTTGTCTGCCTTTTCTATACCCAGAATTTCCTTCATTCCGCGCACCCATGTTGTTCGCGTATCCGCAGTGGGTTGTAGGGTAGGATTACCGGTTATTAATTCCACCATGCTCTTTAATGCATCGTTGTTAAACATGAAATCCATTCCTACCAGTACATCAAACTGAGTAGAATCGTTATTGGTATTATTGGTTACATTTCCGACTGTTGTCATTTTAAACTGTCCGAAATTTGTAGCCAGATTCATTTGCCCTTCCGCATACACCACACAATTCGCATCATTCAACTGAACCAGATTTCCGGGACCATCCGGGCTCTTTATCTTTTCTGCTGAGGCCACTTTATACACTTTTGCTTTAGCATCATAGGAGAGCACCCCATTTGCTGTTATCAGATCCGCATCTGCATTTCGCTTTTTGGGTGATAGGAATGAAGAATAAAATCCGGTGCTGTCAGAGGACAATGAAATACCCACTGACAATTTCTCATAGTTCTCATTCTTTGCTTCTGTAATCGGAATATTCACT from Bacteroidota bacterium harbors:
- the plsY gene encoding glycerol-3-phosphate 1-O-acyltransferase PlsY yields the protein MISFSNLSLLIIAYMMGSIPSAVWIGRMFYGIDVREYGSGNAGATNTFRVLGKRAGLPVLILDILKGFFAVKLAFLTGMYYPGTQQFINLELSLGMASLIGHIFPLFAGFRGGKGVATLLGILCAVHIGAALICAGVFIVTLMLSQYVSLSSMMAALTFPISIMFIYHETMPGLNIFSMFVCVLVLITHQKNIERLIRREESKIDFLPRRKMG
- a CDS encoding PD40 domain-containing protein — protein: MKKRLVTVVLLVFAVFATIGTINAGGVSEHQRSKTAEKYFLAKQYEKAAPLYAQLVSSNPKNFKYNYYYGICLTIIGKDKNQALPYLEMAIQNPKTPEEIYYYIGRALHFTYRFDDAMRAFTEFNSIIGAKNAGKWGTPQLMEMCNNAKQFLDTTKLSKIQERNESAAYDFYNKYAFNSPNGKLLSMPDEIAQNTKSQGEERPTIFLSSNGRVMYYSSISPETSSRDIFRVEKDLDGNWSAPIRLDRMINGPQDELFPTCNSDGRILYFSSRGHSSTGGFDIFKCYYNTVSKTWTNPENMGSPYNSPDDDFCFVASTPEQTAYFTSQRETAPGTFTVYKVPYSNTEELPIAINGKFNCVGQPNLKSIHLVISRDGEQNIVSDLMTDSISGAYAVELPGPGTYAFKIEAPGFQPHTEEIRFGEFSDRIYVQDIFLSRSVNGMEDLAISNRRLTESGLIDESLTANMEEDESTTPGIYSEAQMAAMKVSGLTPEMIAERRANPDGMHPNSPGSGTNRNQTNGTGINSSEMNNSLRGGIIYKVQIGAFRKHTREIVQKRLEKKTDKTMLTSYDDLTWLRFFMGAEGNYKSAKNLRETLRQAGFGDAFIVAFKETKPMNLSEAIKITRANNTANTDTND